In one Corallococcus sp. EGB genomic region, the following are encoded:
- a CDS encoding SCO family protein yields the protein MMIPPLKQVVLALALTCAPVALAQEDVRVPLPSQSASLEVTVPDVTLVDQHGRQVKLWTDLVRGQTVAINFIFTRCKTICTPVTATLDKARQQLGRGSNVRFISITLDVNNDTPERLAKFAEPFHPGPDWSFLTGEPAKVKEALVALGGYVPDKESHRPLVLVGNALTSRWTRVDGLGSPSRIVEAVKEAQASSAAPPELAAMDGTAAQDAAAAKYFTNTELVDQHGKTHRFYEDLVRGRTVLINFAFTSCKGACSPITQHLAEVQKKLSARMGKDVHMLTLSVDPTNDTPKSLAKFAKKFGAQPGWYFLTGSRENITLVLKKLGGYTEKPDEHNTTLLIGDASTGMWVKSPAMAMADNIVAAVEHLNDPR from the coding sequence ATGATGATTCCGCCCCTGAAGCAGGTGGTGCTCGCCCTGGCGCTGACGTGCGCGCCGGTGGCGCTCGCACAAGAGGACGTGCGCGTGCCCCTCCCCTCCCAGTCCGCGTCGCTGGAGGTGACGGTGCCGGACGTGACGCTGGTGGATCAGCACGGCAGGCAGGTGAAGCTGTGGACGGACCTGGTGCGCGGGCAGACCGTGGCCATCAACTTCATCTTCACGCGCTGCAAGACCATCTGCACGCCGGTGACGGCCACGCTCGACAAGGCGCGCCAGCAGTTGGGGCGCGGCTCCAACGTGCGCTTCATCTCCATCACGCTGGACGTGAACAACGACACGCCGGAGCGGCTGGCGAAGTTCGCGGAGCCCTTCCACCCGGGGCCGGACTGGTCCTTCCTCACCGGCGAGCCCGCGAAGGTGAAGGAGGCGCTGGTGGCGCTGGGCGGGTACGTGCCGGACAAGGAATCGCACCGGCCGCTCGTCCTCGTGGGCAACGCCCTCACCAGCAGGTGGACGCGCGTGGATGGGCTGGGAAGCCCCTCGCGCATCGTGGAGGCGGTGAAGGAGGCGCAGGCGTCCTCCGCCGCGCCGCCGGAGCTGGCGGCCATGGACGGCACGGCCGCGCAGGACGCCGCGGCGGCGAAGTACTTCACCAACACGGAGCTGGTGGATCAGCACGGCAAGACGCACCGGTTCTACGAGGACCTGGTCCGAGGCCGGACGGTGCTCATCAACTTCGCGTTCACGTCGTGCAAGGGCGCGTGCTCCCCCATCACGCAGCACCTGGCGGAGGTGCAGAAGAAGCTCTCGGCGCGCATGGGCAAGGACGTGCACATGCTCACGCTCTCCGTGGACCCCACCAACGACACGCCGAAGAGCCTGGCGAAGTTCGCGAAGAAGTTCGGCGCGCAGCCGGGGTGGTACTTCCTCACGGGCTCCCGGGAGAACATCACGCTCGTGCTGAAGAAGCTCGGGGGCTACACGGAGAAGCCGGACGAGCACAACACGACGCTCCTCATCGGTGACGCGTCCACGGGCATGTGGGTCAAGTCCCCGGCCATGGCGATGGCGGACAACATCGTCGCCGCGGTGGAACACCTGAACGATCCCAGGTGA
- a CDS encoding copper oxidase, with translation MACGPRAPGEAAPEGTGATAQGIQGIQIVNLPYRDKIVPEPVPPPSPACARTLSAEVVAFDQVYTYNRLGSYNPTGMIYALLDDVEPISAKTGLGPGNVRLKANKRPRPLTLRANVGDCLTVQFHNMLAPTRSAIPSPSQSQPGVSWASNSSNGWTFLRKVLPAWVLTPTYDRVKSLLQNEPAGGFWVFPGNEGKFDERHREDSPATRTASIHVQGLQYLSMNSDGAWVGQNASSLVSPGGSTTYTWYADHEGVFFFYSMGASFGGQGDGGSTVHGLFGAINVEPPGARWYRSKVTGKVLEAVTKSRNPDGTPVLDYEAKDGSGRPLLAILDGDNRIRHGDLEAVITGYASTKVGTSTSIDTGSFREFTAIYHDEVKAVQAFDELEWNPTFHSVRDGFGINYGVAGLGAELLANRAKIGPTKDCVTCEYEEFFLESWANGDPAMNVEKDAAGRATQALYPDDPTNVQHSYLGDPVRIRNIHAGPAETHVFHLHAHQWKFSPGVDASNYLDSQTIGPGSAFTYDINFGGSGNRNLTVGDAIHHCHLYPHFAQGMWALWRVHDVFEAGTSDRLLPDAEIQNGTPNPAVVPLPNRAMPPMPTYASTTVTDGNGRPVTRPAFPGYPFYIAGMAGRRAPQAPLDLEFDGGLPRHIVTRAVGPVTYGASGRFDVDPSALNIKLLPQGGTPLEQNAMAFHSGSFPNASSVTTLYGDLAAGYPSYTPLGGSGTFTVNGRKPVAGAPFADPCPQNAGVRNYRTAYLQIDLQRINRAGWHDPQARLMVLNEDVPATQDGLRPPEPFFFRALSGECINFYSTNLIPKHLEPDAFQIYTPTDVIGQHIHLVKFDVTSADGAGNGWNYEDGTLSSDTVAERIHLANAAGGAFAADGAISETGTRVTLSAPASHPRISRAPGTAQTTVQRWWADDPSPQRTLETVFTHDHFGPSSHQQHGFFGALIVEPKGSKWRDPRTGVYYGSRVADGGPTSWRADVITADPTQSFREFTLGFMDYNPLYDECGQPVNPPNYKEDALPWAVGFEPVAMPEAISAADPGAMMINYRNEPIPVRISSRSTRCGTRKLLATKAGEMSNVFRSDIHGDPYTPLMAGYEGDRVKIRLVQGSQEEQHSFSLHGHKWLREGGDPNSGFQNAQAIGISEHFEFELTGGLPVIGGPYDTADYLYMSASNGDLWNGMWGLLRTYRNKQRGLRTLGDVAMLAVDLNPRLDLAVSAGGKEPLQAYPPVSLLEMPERAGLPRLSENDETIQGSFEINEKGEEVKQRSVAFALEEREAMLKIDPDLVLQHENSGKLGVKPVKVDSCPRNTPVRLYNVSAIDARNWLPGGRLVYNSKYGFYDPDAVIFARDEYLAELKAGKRAPEPLILRARAGECVQVVLTNRLPATVPTKKDVWAHHSAITSSFNVNQTRMSNHVSLHPQLVNLDVNTDDGANVGLNAQQTVPPGATRTYRWYAGEFKSSPWTSPFPVGQVTPTEFGIVNLRNMADVVNHGMHGGIGALVIEPKDADWTPDSGTDAQARVRYTRPDGSKQTFREFVLLYQDDLGLHTDNARFQDSGFSGLNSGTALRNTNGIDDSQDTGQKGFNYRTEPLWARLGVPPQTPPEDTNNYDLTAILSSTTHGDPATPVFTAKVGEPVRWRVGQPSGHSRQHAFSVHGAEWHRNPWAAGAQSRVMGPNAMSPIISTQGGSSVMHHWNIVPEYGAGGAYGVKGDYLYRDMPSFLWSSGGLWGVFRVE, from the coding sequence ATGGCCTGCGGGCCGCGCGCCCCCGGAGAGGCCGCACCGGAAGGCACGGGCGCCACCGCGCAGGGCATCCAGGGCATCCAGATCGTCAACCTGCCGTACCGGGACAAGATCGTCCCCGAGCCTGTCCCGCCGCCCTCGCCCGCGTGCGCTCGGACCCTCAGCGCGGAGGTGGTGGCCTTCGATCAGGTCTACACCTACAACCGCCTGGGTTCCTACAACCCGACGGGGATGATCTACGCGCTCCTGGACGACGTGGAGCCCATCAGCGCCAAGACCGGCCTGGGCCCCGGCAACGTCCGCCTGAAGGCGAACAAGCGCCCTCGCCCGCTCACGCTGCGCGCCAACGTGGGGGACTGCCTCACGGTCCAGTTCCACAACATGCTGGCGCCCACGCGCTCCGCCATCCCCAGTCCATCCCAGTCGCAGCCGGGCGTGAGCTGGGCGTCGAACTCCAGCAATGGCTGGACGTTCCTGCGCAAGGTGCTGCCCGCATGGGTGCTGACGCCCACGTATGACCGGGTCAAGTCGCTGCTCCAGAACGAGCCCGCGGGCGGCTTCTGGGTCTTCCCGGGCAATGAGGGCAAGTTCGACGAAAGGCACCGTGAGGACTCTCCGGCCACGCGCACCGCGTCCATCCACGTGCAGGGCTTGCAGTACCTCTCCATGAACTCGGACGGGGCCTGGGTGGGCCAGAACGCCAGCAGCCTGGTGAGCCCGGGCGGCAGCACCACGTACACCTGGTACGCGGATCACGAGGGCGTCTTCTTCTTCTACAGCATGGGCGCGTCGTTCGGCGGACAGGGCGACGGCGGCTCCACGGTGCATGGCCTCTTCGGCGCCATCAACGTCGAACCGCCGGGCGCGCGGTGGTACCGCTCCAAGGTCACCGGCAAGGTGCTGGAGGCGGTCACCAAGTCCAGGAACCCCGACGGCACGCCCGTCCTCGACTACGAGGCGAAGGACGGTTCGGGCCGGCCGCTTCTGGCCATCCTGGATGGAGACAACCGCATCCGCCACGGCGACCTGGAGGCGGTCATCACCGGCTACGCCAGCACGAAGGTGGGGACGTCCACCTCCATCGACACCGGCAGCTTCCGCGAGTTCACCGCCATCTACCACGACGAGGTGAAGGCGGTTCAGGCCTTCGACGAGTTGGAGTGGAACCCCACGTTCCACAGCGTGCGCGACGGCTTCGGCATCAACTACGGCGTGGCCGGCCTGGGCGCGGAGCTGCTCGCCAACCGCGCGAAGATTGGCCCCACCAAGGACTGCGTCACCTGCGAGTACGAGGAGTTCTTCCTGGAGTCGTGGGCCAACGGCGACCCCGCGATGAACGTGGAGAAGGACGCGGCGGGCCGCGCCACCCAGGCGCTCTACCCGGATGATCCCACCAACGTGCAGCACAGCTACCTGGGGGACCCGGTGCGCATCCGCAACATCCACGCGGGCCCGGCGGAGACGCACGTCTTCCACCTGCACGCCCACCAGTGGAAGTTCTCTCCTGGCGTGGACGCGTCCAACTACCTGGACTCGCAGACCATCGGGCCGGGCTCCGCCTTCACGTACGACATCAACTTCGGCGGCTCCGGCAACCGCAACCTCACCGTGGGCGACGCCATCCACCACTGCCACCTGTACCCGCACTTCGCGCAGGGCATGTGGGCGCTGTGGCGCGTGCACGACGTCTTCGAGGCCGGCACGAGCGACCGCCTCCTGCCGGACGCGGAGATCCAGAACGGCACGCCCAACCCCGCCGTCGTCCCGCTGCCCAACCGGGCGATGCCGCCCATGCCCACCTACGCCAGCACCACCGTCACTGACGGCAACGGACGGCCGGTGACGCGCCCGGCGTTCCCTGGCTACCCCTTCTACATCGCGGGCATGGCCGGCCGCCGCGCGCCACAGGCGCCGCTGGACCTGGAGTTCGACGGTGGCCTGCCCCGCCACATCGTCACGCGCGCCGTGGGGCCCGTGACGTACGGCGCCTCCGGCCGCTTCGACGTGGACCCCTCCGCGCTCAACATCAAGCTGCTGCCCCAGGGCGGCACCCCCCTGGAGCAGAACGCCATGGCGTTCCACTCGGGGAGCTTCCCCAACGCCTCCAGCGTCACCACCCTCTACGGCGACCTGGCCGCCGGCTATCCCAGCTACACGCCGCTGGGCGGCAGCGGGACGTTCACCGTCAACGGGCGCAAGCCGGTGGCGGGCGCGCCCTTCGCGGACCCATGCCCCCAGAACGCGGGCGTGCGCAACTACCGCACGGCCTACCTGCAAATCGACCTGCAGCGCATCAACCGCGCCGGGTGGCATGATCCGCAGGCCCGGCTGATGGTGCTCAACGAGGACGTGCCCGCGACCCAGGACGGCCTGCGCCCGCCTGAGCCCTTCTTCTTCCGGGCCCTGTCCGGCGAGTGCATCAACTTCTATTCGACCAACCTCATCCCCAAGCACCTGGAGCCGGACGCGTTCCAGATCTACACGCCCACGGACGTCATCGGGCAGCACATCCACCTGGTGAAGTTCGACGTGACGTCCGCGGACGGCGCCGGCAACGGCTGGAACTACGAGGACGGCACCCTGTCCTCCGACACCGTGGCGGAGCGCATCCACCTGGCCAACGCGGCCGGCGGCGCCTTCGCGGCGGACGGCGCCATCAGCGAGACGGGCACCCGGGTGACGCTCAGCGCCCCGGCCTCGCACCCGCGCATCAGCCGCGCACCGGGCACGGCGCAGACCACGGTGCAGCGCTGGTGGGCGGATGATCCGTCCCCGCAGCGCACGCTGGAGACGGTCTTCACGCACGATCACTTCGGTCCGTCGTCTCACCAGCAGCACGGCTTCTTCGGCGCGCTCATCGTGGAGCCCAAGGGCTCCAAGTGGCGCGACCCGCGCACGGGCGTCTACTACGGCTCGCGCGTGGCGGACGGCGGCCCCACCAGCTGGCGCGCGGACGTCATCACCGCGGACCCCACCCAGAGCTTCCGCGAGTTCACCCTGGGCTTCATGGACTACAACCCGCTCTACGACGAGTGCGGCCAGCCCGTGAACCCTCCCAACTACAAGGAGGACGCGCTGCCCTGGGCGGTCGGCTTCGAGCCCGTCGCCATGCCAGAGGCCATCAGCGCCGCGGACCCGGGCGCCATGATGATCAACTACCGCAACGAGCCCATCCCCGTGCGCATCTCCTCGCGCTCCACGCGTTGCGGCACCCGCAAGCTGCTCGCCACCAAGGCGGGAGAGATGTCCAACGTCTTCCGCTCGGACATCCACGGCGACCCGTACACCCCACTGATGGCGGGCTACGAGGGCGACCGCGTCAAGATCCGCCTGGTGCAGGGCTCGCAGGAGGAGCAGCACAGCTTCAGCCTGCACGGCCACAAGTGGCTGCGCGAGGGCGGCGACCCGAACAGCGGCTTCCAGAACGCCCAGGCCATTGGCATCTCCGAGCACTTCGAGTTCGAGCTGACCGGAGGCCTGCCCGTCATCGGTGGTCCCTACGATACGGCGGACTACCTGTACATGAGCGCCTCCAACGGCGACCTCTGGAACGGCATGTGGGGCCTCTTGCGCACCTACCGGAACAAGCAGAGGGGGCTGCGCACGTTGGGCGACGTGGCGATGCTCGCGGTGGACCTGAACCCACGCCTGGACCTGGCGGTGTCGGCGGGAGGCAAGGAGCCGCTCCAGGCCTACCCCCCCGTGTCACTGCTGGAGATGCCCGAGCGCGCGGGCCTGCCCCGGCTGAGCGAGAACGACGAGACCATCCAGGGCTCGTTCGAGATCAACGAGAAGGGCGAGGAGGTGAAGCAGCGCAGCGTGGCGTTCGCGCTGGAGGAGCGCGAGGCGATGCTGAAGATCGACCCCGATCTGGTGCTTCAGCACGAGAACAGCGGGAAGCTGGGCGTGAAGCCGGTGAAGGTGGACTCGTGCCCGCGCAACACGCCGGTGCGGCTGTACAACGTGTCCGCCATCGACGCGCGCAACTGGTTGCCCGGCGGACGGCTCGTCTACAACAGCAAGTACGGCTTCTATGATCCGGACGCCGTCATCTTCGCCCGCGACGAGTACCTGGCCGAACTGAAGGCGGGCAAGCGCGCGCCGGAGCCGCTCATCCTCCGCGCGAGGGCCGGCGAGTGCGTGCAGGTGGTGCTGACCAACCGGCTGCCCGCGACGGTGCCCACGAAGAAGGACGTGTGGGCGCACCACTCGGCCATCACGTCCAGCTTCAACGTCAACCAGACGCGGATGTCCAACCACGTGTCGCTGCATCCGCAGCTGGTCAACCTGGACGTGAACACGGACGACGGCGCGAACGTGGGCCTCAACGCCCAGCAGACGGTGCCGCCGGGCGCGACGCGCACGTACCGCTGGTACGCGGGCGAGTTCAAGAGCTCGCCCTGGACGTCGCCGTTCCCGGTGGGCCAGGTGACGCCCACGGAGTTCGGCATCGTCAACCTGCGCAACATGGCGGACGTGGTGAACCACGGCATGCACGGCGGCATCGGCGCGCTGGTCATCGAGCCCAAGGACGCGGACTGGACCCCCGACTCCGGCACGGACGCGCAGGCACGCGTGCGCTACACACGCCCGGACGGCAGCAAGCAGACGTTCCGGGAGTTCGTCCTGCTCTACCAGGACGACCTGGGCCTGCACACCGACAACGCCCGCTTCCAGGACTCCGGCTTCAGTGGACTGAACAGCGGGACGGCGCTGCGCAACACCAACGGCATCGACGACTCGCAGGACACCGGCCAGAAGGGCTTCAACTATCGCACCGAGCCGCTGTGGGCCCGCCTGGGCGTCCCGCCGCAGACGCCGCCCGAGGACACGAACAACTACGACCTCACCGCCATCCTCAGCAGCACCACCCACGGGGACCCGGCCACGCCGGTGTTCACCGCCAAGGTCGGTGAGCCGGTGCGCTGGCGCGTGGGACAGCCGTCCGGCCACTCGCGGCAGCACGCGTTCTCCGTGCATGGCGCGGAGTGGCACCGCAACCCGTGGGCAGCGGGCGCGCAGTCGCGCGTCATGGGCCCCAACGCCATGTCGCCGATCATCTCGACGCAAGGTGGCTCGTCGGTGATGCACCACTGGAACATCGTCCCGGAGTACGGCGCGGGCGGTGCCTACGGCGTCAAGGGCGACTACCTGTACCGCGACATGCCCAGCTTCCTCTGGAGCAGCGGCGGTCTGTGGGGCGTGTTCCGGGTGGAGTAG
- a CDS encoding YncE family protein, with product MRKPFVLATTGLLSMGLLAVGGRAFFSRAPAEPAEPAVSRPAPITAPAAKVTRDGVSLAFDLTLMPRPLEAEQGSPLQALARVAVTDARTGEPLAGRRPLAWMRLRPQGEPAPDDAACKERVRSYLGGLLSAQADVDFNAYWFLTLNHDQTVSVINPQIAFDRTKLQHLVSVGGGAADWALLPDRSALYVTVPSQDTVSVVDTQRFVVTRPLRVGRQPGRIALSPDGLTAWVSNDGDSTVSIIDTLAHAVRDPVDVGPGPHAFGFSDSGRTAWVSARDATALTALDVASGEVLGRVEVGAGVTALAWSDVARALFASRPGAREVVVVDAKRREVSRRIPVKGGLDALRFDNTGRWAFAVHRDTSTVDILDAASGQVAHSLTGFSAPDSVVFTDAFAYVRNTTDSRVTLVELKTLEGTGTPAQVHITAGQRPAAEARELGRSDPIAPLPEGTGVIIAGNADRALFLYQEGMMAPRGTHLNYGREPRAVKVLDRSLREVEPGVFTARGSVRENGTYDVQVLLDNPRVVACLEWKVGQVPLDASFAKTLSLELTPEFDAKRTYAPEETVPLRFRLEPTAGTGAPAVAPEEIRVLLFRTPGTWQVRTEPRQVAAGVFEVDFRPPSPGQYKFVVGVEGRGLDLGRLPTSTLGVSSPLAAAVTSESTP from the coding sequence ATGCGCAAGCCCTTCGTCCTCGCCACCACCGGTCTGCTGTCCATGGGGCTCCTCGCCGTGGGTGGGCGTGCCTTCTTCTCGCGAGCCCCCGCCGAACCCGCCGAGCCGGCGGTCTCGCGGCCCGCCCCCATCACCGCGCCCGCCGCGAAGGTGACGCGCGACGGGGTGTCGCTCGCCTTCGACCTGACGTTGATGCCCCGGCCGCTGGAGGCCGAACAGGGCTCGCCGCTTCAGGCGCTCGCACGCGTCGCCGTCACGGATGCCCGCACGGGCGAGCCGCTCGCGGGACGGCGCCCCCTGGCGTGGATGCGCCTGCGCCCCCAGGGCGAGCCCGCGCCGGATGACGCCGCGTGCAAGGAGCGCGTGCGGTCGTATCTGGGCGGGCTGCTGTCCGCGCAGGCGGACGTGGACTTCAACGCGTACTGGTTCCTCACGCTCAACCATGACCAGACGGTGTCCGTCATCAACCCGCAGATCGCCTTCGACCGCACGAAGCTCCAGCACCTGGTGTCCGTGGGCGGCGGCGCGGCGGACTGGGCGCTGCTGCCCGACCGCTCGGCGCTGTACGTGACGGTGCCGTCGCAGGACACCGTGTCCGTGGTGGACACCCAGCGCTTCGTGGTGACGCGCCCGCTGCGCGTGGGCCGCCAGCCGGGGCGCATCGCGCTGTCCCCGGACGGCCTCACCGCGTGGGTGAGCAACGACGGCGACAGCACGGTGAGCATCATCGACACGCTCGCGCACGCCGTGCGAGACCCGGTGGACGTCGGGCCGGGCCCGCATGCGTTCGGCTTCTCCGACAGCGGTCGCACCGCCTGGGTCTCCGCCCGCGACGCCACGGCGCTGACGGCGCTGGACGTGGCCTCCGGTGAGGTGCTCGGCCGCGTGGAGGTGGGCGCGGGGGTCACCGCGCTCGCGTGGAGCGACGTAGCCCGGGCCCTCTTCGCCTCACGGCCCGGGGCGCGGGAGGTCGTGGTGGTGGACGCCAAGCGCCGCGAGGTATCGCGCCGGATCCCCGTGAAGGGCGGCCTGGACGCGCTGCGCTTCGACAACACCGGCCGCTGGGCCTTCGCGGTGCACCGTGACACCAGCACGGTGGACATCCTGGACGCGGCCTCCGGCCAGGTGGCGCACTCGCTCACCGGCTTCTCCGCGCCGGACTCCGTCGTGTTCACGGACGCCTTCGCCTACGTGCGCAACACCACCGACAGCCGCGTGACGCTGGTGGAGTTGAAGACGCTGGAGGGCACCGGCACGCCCGCCCAGGTGCACATCACCGCGGGCCAGCGCCCCGCCGCCGAGGCACGGGAGCTGGGCCGGTCCGACCCCATCGCGCCGCTGCCGGAGGGCACCGGCGTCATCATCGCGGGCAACGCGGACCGCGCGCTGTTCCTCTATCAGGAGGGCATGATGGCCCCGCGGGGCACGCACCTGAACTACGGCCGCGAGCCCCGCGCGGTGAAGGTGTTGGATCGCTCGCTGCGCGAGGTGGAGCCCGGCGTCTTCACCGCCCGGGGCAGCGTGCGCGAGAACGGCACATATGACGTCCAGGTGTTGCTGGACAACCCCCGGGTCGTGGCGTGCCTGGAGTGGAAGGTGGGCCAGGTCCCCCTGGACGCGTCGTTCGCGAAGACGCTGTCCCTGGAGCTCACGCCGGAGTTCGACGCGAAGCGGACCTATGCACCGGAGGAGACGGTGCCGCTGCGCTTCCGCCTGGAACCCACCGCGGGCACGGGCGCGCCCGCGGTAGCGCCAGAGGAGATCCGCGTGCTGCTGTTCCGCACGCCCGGCACCTGGCAGGTGCGCACCGAGCCCCGGCAGGTCGCGGCTGGAGTCTTCGAGGTCGACTTCCGGCCGCCGTCGCCGGGCCAATACAAGTTCGTGGTGGGCGTGGAGGGCCGGGGGCTGGACCTCGGCCGCCTGCCCACGTCCACCCTCGGCGTGTCGTCCCCGCTCGCGGCCGCCGTCACCTCCGAGTCCACCCCATGA
- a CDS encoding ABC transporter substrate-binding protein — MRWHHGVGARAVLLLAAGLLLSGCRREAPPRAATPEEVKRGRGFFQRGQSPQGSPLTGFLGPERVELEGAVAACSRCHGPSGRGSREGGVEVPDITPGALQHARAVGLEEVEDRSRPAYTRATLLRAITEGRSASGRPLGVAMPRYVLAESDADALLGYLQTLDAAPDPGVSATTLTVGAALPLTGPLAPLGQEIQAVVRAVFLDVNARGGIFRRKLELVVEDDAALYATAASTAGADATARLLERDVFALVASLRLARLASDARLEREGMPLVLPLPLEPGPPPDDGPVFFLYPEPSELARLAVQHLASTGEPRLRGQPLAVVHPEDAAGHAWWEAVRAEAGRRELATPLDWGLALEEMEPGPAPFAVLYTGTSEGLASLMRTLASRALKVPVFAPAALADPRRPELTQGQVTFLSPMGLGEHAPDLEALTAFMDRHGLKPGHTAFQLGAYAAARVLVEAVTRAGADLTRASLQQQLEALRDFDTGVSPPVSFGVNRRVGVQGAQLATLDAATGRLRAVSDWIPLSP; from the coding sequence ATGCGGTGGCATCACGGTGTCGGGGCCCGCGCGGTGCTGCTGCTGGCGGCTGGACTGTTGCTGTCCGGCTGTCGGCGTGAGGCGCCCCCTCGGGCCGCGACGCCCGAAGAGGTGAAGCGCGGGCGCGGCTTCTTCCAGCGGGGCCAGTCGCCCCAGGGCTCGCCGCTCACCGGCTTCCTGGGGCCGGAGCGGGTGGAGCTGGAGGGCGCCGTCGCCGCGTGCTCGCGCTGCCATGGGCCTTCCGGGCGGGGCAGCCGCGAAGGCGGCGTGGAGGTGCCGGACATCACGCCCGGCGCGCTCCAACACGCGCGCGCGGTGGGCCTGGAGGAGGTCGAGGATCGCTCACGCCCCGCGTACACGCGCGCCACCTTGCTGCGCGCCATCACGGAGGGCCGCTCCGCCAGCGGCCGTCCACTGGGTGTGGCAATGCCGCGCTACGTGCTCGCGGAGTCAGACGCGGACGCGCTGCTCGGGTATCTCCAGACGCTGGATGCGGCTCCGGATCCCGGCGTCTCCGCGACGACGCTCACGGTGGGCGCGGCGCTGCCCTTGACGGGGCCGTTGGCGCCCCTGGGCCAGGAGATCCAAGCCGTGGTGCGCGCGGTGTTCCTGGACGTGAACGCCCGCGGCGGCATCTTCCGGCGCAAGCTGGAGCTGGTGGTGGAGGACGACGCGGCGCTGTACGCGACGGCCGCGTCCACCGCGGGCGCGGACGCCACGGCGCGGCTGCTCGAAAGGGACGTCTTCGCGCTGGTCGCCAGCCTCCGCCTGGCGCGGCTTGCATCCGATGCGCGACTGGAGCGCGAAGGCATGCCGCTGGTGCTGCCCCTGCCCCTGGAGCCGGGACCGCCGCCGGACGACGGGCCGGTGTTCTTCCTCTACCCGGAGCCCTCCGAGCTGGCTCGGCTCGCGGTGCAGCATCTGGCCAGCACCGGGGAGCCCCGGCTGCGTGGCCAGCCGCTCGCGGTGGTGCATCCGGAGGACGCGGCTGGCCACGCGTGGTGGGAGGCCGTGCGCGCGGAAGCGGGGCGCAGGGAGCTGGCCACGCCGCTGGACTGGGGTCTCGCGCTGGAGGAGATGGAGCCTGGGCCTGCCCCCTTCGCGGTGCTGTACACCGGCACGTCCGAAGGACTGGCCTCGCTCATGAGGACGCTGGCCTCCCGCGCGCTGAAGGTGCCGGTGTTCGCCCCGGCGGCGCTCGCGGACCCGCGCCGGCCGGAGCTCACGCAAGGACAGGTGACGTTCCTGTCCCCCATGGGGTTGGGCGAGCACGCGCCCGACCTGGAGGCACTGACCGCGTTCATGGACCGGCACGGCTTGAAGCCCGGTCACACCGCCTTCCAACTGGGGGCCTACGCCGCCGCCAGGGTCCTGGTGGAGGCCGTGACCCGCGCGGGCGCGGACCTGACGCGCGCGAGCCTGCAACAACAACTGGAGGCCCTGCGCGACTTCGACACCGGGGTCTCTCCCCCGGTCAGCTTCGGCGTGAACCGGCGGGTCGGCGTCCAGGGCGCGCAGCTCGCGACGCTGGACGCGGCGACGGGACGCCTGCGGGCCGTGTCGGACTGGATCCCCCTGTCACCCTGA